The Halosimplex litoreum genome has a window encoding:
- a CDS encoding sugar ABC transporter substrate-binding protein, whose amino-acid sequence MEDSHKRRTFLKGVGTAGTIVAAGLAGCSGESDSTPTDGEQSSDGGSGSTVGSTDSGGDGDYTIGFQIGGLQNSWFTALARASEWYADELGVELNIGDGELDPTRQVTVARNLINSDIDALVVNPFDSEAMAGPVEDAADQGIPTFSVDSVASSSDLNLYTAFGNYEAGQRAAENAVAQLEAQNGAPEGRLVEVMIQQSAKLGVARHEGTVAGLEQYDDVEIAGEIITNNTRQDTTTKVTNFLQSDSDIDGFVCHAITTGNGTLNALDRQDMKVPKGEDGHKIVSQIDAGSTTLTAIDDGFVDVAIDQPVHFYGPITLHYIKEYLDAGKDESVLPGPGDSVESDAMSFESSAAQDATGKDIWAENVWAPGEVQETEDVDDVPWFRTNSVRVTEENFDADYLWGNWITDVA is encoded by the coding sequence ATGGAAGATAGTCACAAGCGGCGCACCTTTCTGAAAGGTGTGGGTACTGCGGGCACGATCGTAGCGGCCGGGCTGGCCGGCTGTAGCGGCGAATCGGATTCCACTCCGACGGACGGAGAACAGAGCTCCGACGGCGGCTCGGGGTCGACCGTCGGCAGCACCGACTCCGGCGGTGACGGCGACTACACGATCGGGTTCCAGATCGGCGGGCTGCAGAACTCGTGGTTCACCGCGCTCGCTCGCGCGTCCGAGTGGTACGCCGACGAGCTCGGGGTCGAACTGAACATCGGAGACGGGGAGCTCGACCCGACGCGACAGGTGACCGTCGCCCGAAACCTCATCAACAGCGATATCGACGCTCTCGTGGTCAATCCCTTCGACTCGGAGGCCATGGCAGGGCCGGTCGAGGACGCCGCGGACCAGGGCATCCCCACGTTCAGCGTCGACTCGGTCGCGTCGAGTTCGGACCTCAACCTCTACACGGCGTTCGGGAACTACGAAGCGGGTCAGCGTGCGGCCGAGAACGCCGTGGCGCAACTGGAAGCGCAAAACGGTGCGCCCGAGGGGCGCCTCGTCGAGGTGATGATCCAACAGTCGGCGAAACTCGGCGTCGCCCGCCACGAGGGAACGGTGGCCGGCCTCGAACAGTACGACGACGTGGAGATCGCCGGGGAGATCATCACGAACAACACTCGCCAGGACACGACGACGAAGGTGACGAACTTCCTCCAGAGCGATTCCGACATCGACGGGTTCGTCTGCCACGCCATCACGACCGGCAACGGGACGCTCAACGCTCTCGACCGCCAGGACATGAAAGTCCCCAAGGGCGAGGACGGTCACAAGATCGTCTCCCAGATCGACGCCGGGTCGACGACGCTGACCGCCATCGACGACGGGTTCGTCGACGTCGCGATCGACCAGCCGGTCCACTTCTACGGCCCGATCACGCTCCACTACATCAAGGAGTACCTCGACGCGGGGAAAGACGAGAGCGTCCTCCCCGGTCCCGGTGACTCGGTCGAGAGCGACGCGATGTCGTTCGAGTCGTCGGCCGCACAGGACGCCACGGGCAAGGACATCTGGGCCGAGAACGTGTGGGCACCGGGAGAGGTACAGGAGACCGAGGACGTCGACGACGTGCCCTGGTTCCGCACGAACTCGGTGAGAGTCACCGAGGAGAACTTCGACGCGGACTACCTCTGGGGCAACTGGATCACCGACGTGGCCTGA
- a CDS encoding ATP-binding cassette domain-containing protein, whose protein sequence is MSDNDQPIVEMRGIGKRFGRIRALNDVDLDIRDGEIMGLVGDNGAGKSTLVKTLVGIHQPDEGEIRIDGERVTIDSPKEAQAHGIATVYQDLALVDQQTVDANIFLGRTKTRKLGGLIPVIDWKGMREEAEATLQDRLNFDVPIDSKVEFLSGGERQAVAIGRALITDPDLIILDEPTSALSADAAERVTDLVKTLRDEGISVLLISHSFEEIFSLTDRLTVLHNGERVGTVESSNVTEDEVVEMMIAGNPIDEVRTAPNDTATSAD, encoded by the coding sequence ATGTCTGACAACGACCAACCGATCGTCGAGATGCGAGGTATCGGGAAACGCTTCGGTCGGATCCGGGCGCTGAACGACGTCGACCTCGACATCCGAGACGGCGAGATTATGGGACTGGTCGGCGACAACGGTGCCGGCAAGTCAACTCTCGTCAAGACGCTCGTCGGCATCCACCAGCCCGACGAGGGGGAGATCCGGATCGACGGGGAGCGAGTCACCATCGACAGCCCCAAAGAGGCACAGGCTCACGGGATCGCCACCGTCTACCAGGACCTCGCACTGGTCGACCAGCAGACGGTCGACGCCAACATCTTCCTCGGTCGGACGAAGACCCGAAAGCTGGGCGGGCTGATCCCGGTGATCGACTGGAAAGGGATGCGCGAGGAAGCGGAGGCGACGCTACAGGACCGACTGAACTTCGACGTCCCGATCGACTCGAAGGTCGAGTTCCTCTCGGGCGGTGAGCGACAGGCGGTCGCGATCGGCCGGGCCCTGATCACGGATCCCGACCTGATCATCCTGGACGAGCCGACCTCGGCGCTCTCGGCCGACGCCGCAGAGCGCGTCACCGACCTGGTCAAGACGCTTCGCGACGAGGGGATCTCCGTGTTGCTGATCAGCCACTCCTTCGAGGAGATCTTCTCGCTCACCGACCGGCTCACGGTCCTCCACAACGGGGAGCGCGTCGGGACGGTCGAAAGTTCGAACGTGACCGAAGACGAGGTCGTCGAGATGATGATCGCCGGCAACCCGATCGACGAAGTGCGAACGGCACCGAACGACACCGCGACGAGCGCCGACTGA
- a CDS encoding phosphotriesterase family protein has product MPTDAGTVVTVTGRIDPDELGMVMTHEHVFLDMVTGWFTRPTKPEAQRLAREPVTLENLGYVRTNPLKNKDNMRLESTEEAIEELEQYYRAGGTTIVDVTPKSAGADPERVRRIARTTGIQFVHGTAYYTRPSHTDHVDDSTREELEAEFVDDVRSGIAETDVRAGQIGEIGLSGTIHPQEEKVLRAGATAARRTGASLNIHPPLFGPDPSPAAALEALDIVEAEGLPLERVVVSHMDQDHDAMQDLSTHERIADRGAYLEFDEWDAWDMYMADDDHAYPSDATRVDAVVELVDAGHADRLLFSHDVCTKMQLTKYGGKGYAYIPEQVLPWLRAEGVSETAIEAIVEENPKRVLSFVEAE; this is encoded by the coding sequence ATGCCGACCGACGCAGGCACGGTAGTGACTGTTACCGGACGTATCGATCCCGACGAGCTGGGGATGGTGATGACCCACGAACACGTCTTCCTGGACATGGTGACGGGGTGGTTCACCCGACCGACGAAGCCCGAGGCCCAGCGGCTCGCGCGAGAGCCGGTCACACTCGAAAACCTGGGGTACGTCCGCACGAACCCGCTGAAGAACAAGGACAACATGCGTCTCGAGTCCACGGAGGAGGCGATCGAGGAACTCGAGCAGTACTACCGCGCCGGTGGGACGACGATAGTCGACGTCACGCCAAAGAGCGCCGGGGCCGACCCGGAGCGGGTCCGGCGGATCGCGCGGACGACCGGGATCCAGTTCGTCCACGGGACCGCCTACTACACTCGCCCGTCCCACACCGACCACGTCGACGACTCGACGCGCGAGGAACTCGAAGCCGAGTTCGTCGACGACGTCCGGTCGGGGATCGCGGAGACGGACGTTCGAGCCGGACAGATCGGCGAGATCGGCCTCTCGGGGACCATCCACCCTCAGGAAGAGAAAGTCCTGCGAGCGGGAGCGACCGCGGCCCGTCGGACGGGTGCGTCGCTCAACATCCACCCGCCGCTGTTCGGGCCCGACCCCTCTCCGGCCGCTGCCCTCGAAGCGCTGGACATCGTCGAAGCGGAGGGGCTCCCACTCGAGAGGGTCGTGGTCAGTCACATGGATCAGGACCACGACGCCATGCAGGACCTCTCGACGCACGAGCGGATCGCCGACCGGGGCGCGTACTTGGAGTTCGACGAGTGGGACGCCTGGGACATGTACATGGCCGACGACGACCACGCGTACCCGTCCGACGCCACTCGGGTCGACGCGGTCGTCGAACTGGTCGACGCCGGCCACGCGGACCGACTCCTGTTCAGCCACGACGTCTGCACGAAGATGCAGCTGACGAAGTACGGCGGGAAGGGCTACGCGTACATCCCGGAGCAGGTACTTCCGTGGCTCCGTGCAGAAGGGGTGTCGGAGACCGCTATCGAGGCGATCGTCGAGGAGAACCCCAAGCGCGTCCTCAGCTTCGTCGAAGCCGAGTAG
- a CDS encoding SDR family NAD(P)-dependent oxidoreductase — protein MGQLNPRFDGETVVVTGAASGIGREIALQFGAAGATTIVADLRPEPKDGDVPTHEVVRDEGGDAEFVRTDVTDVDQLETLVAAAREFGGVDVMVNNAGIIVSGSIREVDPETFDRIHAVNVRGTFFGTQVAANDMIDRDDPGVVLNTASISSDLAQYDQVQYDASKGAIRMITRGSALELAEHDIRVNAVAPGQIATEMTDGWADEAREKVANDELVKPVPLGRAGTPADLAPAYLYLASEQAGYVTGEMLQVDGGWQVF, from the coding sequence ATGGGACAGCTCAACCCACGGTTCGACGGAGAGACAGTCGTCGTCACTGGTGCGGCGTCGGGTATCGGCCGGGAGATCGCCTTGCAGTTCGGGGCGGCCGGTGCGACGACTATCGTCGCCGACCTCCGTCCGGAACCGAAAGACGGTGACGTCCCGACTCACGAGGTCGTCCGCGACGAGGGCGGTGACGCCGAGTTCGTCCGGACCGACGTGACCGACGTCGACCAACTGGAGACGCTCGTGGCAGCGGCTCGCGAGTTCGGCGGCGTCGACGTCATGGTCAACAACGCCGGGATCATCGTCTCCGGATCGATCCGGGAGGTCGACCCGGAGACGTTCGACAGGATCCACGCGGTCAACGTCAGAGGTACCTTCTTCGGCACGCAGGTGGCGGCCAACGACATGATAGACCGCGACGACCCCGGGGTCGTCCTCAACACGGCCTCGATCAGCTCCGACCTCGCCCAGTACGACCAGGTCCAGTACGACGCCTCGAAGGGCGCGATCCGGATGATCACGCGGGGGTCGGCGCTCGAACTCGCCGAGCACGACATCCGCGTCAACGCCGTCGCTCCGGGTCAGATCGCGACGGAGATGACCGACGGCTGGGCAGACGAAGCCAGGGAGAAAGTCGCGAACGACGAACTCGTCAAGCCGGTCCCGCTCGGCCGAGCCGGCACGCCGGCGGATCTCGCCCCCGCGTATCTCTACCTGGCCAGCGAGCAGGCCGGGTACGTGACGGGCGAGATGCTCCAGGTCGACGGCGGCTGGCAAGTGTTCTGA
- a CDS encoding amidohydrolase, whose amino-acid sequence MTSEDLPDAIDLRRRLHEYPEPSWCEFRTTSRLVDLVEAVGVDECHVGEDAIDSAARLGVPDEAVLDEWHEKAAERGARDDVLDAVEGGTTGLVAVLERGDGPVVGLRVDIDALPVAEPTDADHEPAANGFRSAEEGVMHACGHDAHMAIGVGTLAELANREFDGTLKVFFQPAEEVLGGGCPMVEAGHVDDVDSLFAVHVGFGYPTGTVVAGAEEFLAIRQRRATFTGESAHAGAAPQDGRNAIRAMATAVENLHGIPRHADALTRVNVGRAEAGRASNVVAERAVIELEARAGTNPVLEAIDRRVDGVLEHAAGMHGCELSVETIGRAPRVDSDSALAAVVCEAATSVSAVEEVRRRGAFGASEDATYLMDAVAANGGQSTYVVVGTDHPSGHHTPRFDVDETSVDIGIEVLTGAIEAELSP is encoded by the coding sequence ATGACGTCAGAAGACCTGCCAGACGCGATCGACCTCCGACGCCGGTTGCACGAGTACCCGGAACCGTCGTGGTGTGAGTTCCGCACGACGAGTCGCCTCGTCGACCTCGTGGAGGCCGTCGGCGTCGACGAGTGCCACGTGGGCGAAGACGCAATCGACTCGGCGGCTCGGCTCGGCGTGCCCGACGAGGCAGTCCTCGACGAGTGGCACGAGAAGGCCGCCGAACGGGGCGCTCGTGACGACGTCCTCGACGCCGTCGAGGGTGGAACGACCGGGCTCGTCGCCGTACTGGAGCGAGGTGACGGTCCGGTCGTCGGCCTCCGCGTCGACATCGACGCCCTGCCGGTCGCGGAACCGACCGATGCCGACCACGAACCCGCTGCGAATGGGTTCCGATCCGCCGAGGAGGGTGTCATGCACGCCTGCGGTCACGACGCTCACATGGCCATCGGGGTCGGGACGCTCGCGGAGCTGGCGAACCGGGAGTTCGACGGGACGCTGAAGGTGTTCTTCCAGCCGGCCGAAGAGGTCCTCGGCGGTGGGTGCCCCATGGTCGAAGCCGGCCACGTCGACGACGTGGACTCGCTGTTCGCTGTACACGTCGGCTTCGGGTACCCGACCGGGACGGTCGTCGCCGGGGCCGAGGAGTTCCTGGCGATCCGCCAACGGCGGGCGACGTTCACGGGCGAGTCCGCACACGCGGGCGCGGCGCCACAGGACGGCAGGAACGCCATACGAGCGATGGCGACGGCAGTCGAGAACCTCCACGGGATCCCGCGACACGCGGACGCGCTCACGCGTGTGAACGTGGGCCGGGCCGAGGCCGGTCGGGCTTCGAACGTCGTCGCAGAGCGGGCGGTGATCGAGCTCGAGGCGCGTGCAGGGACCAACCCGGTGCTCGAAGCGATCGACCGACGCGTCGACGGCGTCCTCGAACACGCCGCGGGAATGCACGGCTGCGAGCTATCCGTCGAGACGATCGGGAGAGCGCCGCGGGTGGACAGCGACTCCGCCCTCGCGGCGGTTGTCTGCGAGGCTGCAACGTCCGTCTCGGCCGTCGAGGAGGTCCGTCGACGCGGCGCGTTCGGAGCGAGCGAGGACGCGACGTACCTCATGGACGCCGTCGCGGCGAACGGCGGCCAGTCGACGTACGTCGTCGTCGGGACCGACCATCCCAGCGGCCACCACACGCCCAGGTTCGACGTCGACGAGACGAGCGTCGATATCGGGATCGAAGTGCTCACAGGTGCTATCGAGGCCGAACTGTCTCCGTGA
- a CDS encoding trimeric intracellular cation channel family protein, with protein MDPFPVINAVGLAAFAFVGATKAIRERFDLFGVAVVGLVTAFAGGTTRDLLVNRVPLALSSPVEIAVGTFGVVAAVGVGAVVESANDHPVTVSADAVGLASFATAGAIVATNAEIGGFGVVALAVVNAVGGGAFADVLLDRSPFVLLDDFYASCAFLGGLAYWLAVQLGASGELSAFLCVSVTFGTRVLAVRYGWEVPTAQTLRTAD; from the coding sequence GTGGATCCGTTCCCAGTCATCAACGCGGTCGGCCTCGCGGCGTTCGCCTTCGTCGGAGCGACGAAGGCGATACGCGAACGCTTCGACCTCTTCGGGGTCGCCGTCGTCGGTCTCGTGACCGCGTTCGCGGGCGGGACGACGCGCGACCTGCTGGTGAATCGCGTCCCGCTCGCGCTCAGTTCACCGGTCGAGATCGCCGTCGGAACGTTCGGTGTGGTGGCGGCTGTGGGCGTCGGCGCCGTCGTCGAGTCGGCAAACGACCATCCCGTGACGGTCTCCGCGGACGCGGTCGGGCTCGCGTCGTTCGCGACCGCAGGCGCGATCGTCGCGACGAACGCGGAGATCGGCGGGTTCGGCGTCGTCGCGCTCGCGGTGGTCAACGCCGTCGGCGGCGGGGCGTTCGCGGACGTACTCCTCGATCGGTCCCCCTTCGTCTTGCTCGACGACTTCTACGCGAGTTGCGCGTTTCTGGGTGGTCTCGCCTACTGGCTCGCAGTCCAGCTCGGTGCGTCGGGAGAGCTCTCGGCTTTCCTCTGCGTGTCAGTTACGTTCGGGACCCGCGTCCTCGCCGTGAGGTACGGGTGGGAGGTGCCGACGGCCCAGACTCTCCGAACCGCGGACTGA
- a CDS encoding glutamine amidotransferase, whose protein sequence is MDVLYIGDHKLQANEYFVGADSFKMFHQKIRDYEPLLETLEEATDLSVDFLDGPDTMTDFPRSVEELAEYDALIISDLSRGTLEPHFHPDSIPGPNLLRIVRDFVADGGGLVYCGGWMTFQGYQGVGNWHGTPVADTLPVDIRPIYDDRVERPEGAAVTIEEPDHPLLDSVGDDSLPVVYGYNEVAGVRDGATELATVDGNPLLAVSEHGDGRVVTYTSDPGIQWGLDLVEWDAYDEFWLDALEWATRQ, encoded by the coding sequence ATGGACGTACTGTACATCGGCGACCACAAGCTACAGGCAAACGAGTACTTCGTCGGTGCGGACTCGTTCAAGATGTTTCACCAGAAGATCCGGGACTACGAGCCGCTTCTCGAGACGCTGGAGGAAGCGACGGACCTGTCCGTCGACTTCCTCGACGGCCCGGACACGATGACGGACTTTCCCCGGTCCGTCGAGGAACTGGCGGAGTACGACGCGCTGATCATCAGCGACCTCAGTCGCGGCACCCTCGAACCGCACTTCCACCCCGACAGCATCCCCGGGCCGAACCTCCTGCGAATCGTCCGGGACTTCGTCGCGGACGGTGGCGGCCTGGTGTACTGCGGCGGCTGGATGACGTTCCAGGGCTACCAGGGCGTCGGGAACTGGCACGGCACGCCGGTCGCCGACACGCTGCCCGTCGACATCCGACCGATCTACGACGACCGCGTGGAGCGTCCGGAGGGGGCGGCGGTGACGATCGAGGAGCCGGACCATCCCCTACTGGACTCCGTTGGCGACGATTCGCTACCGGTCGTCTACGGGTACAACGAGGTCGCGGGCGTGCGCGACGGCGCGACGGAGCTCGCCACGGTCGACGGGAACCCGCTCCTGGCCGTCTCCGAACACGGCGACGGACGCGTCGTCACTTACACGTCCGACCCCGGCATCCAGTGGGGCCTCGACCTGGTCGAGTGGGACGCCTACGACGAGTTCTGGCTCGACGCGCTCGAGTGGGCGACCCGGCAGTAG
- a CDS encoding tyrosine-type recombinase/integrase: MSEVERGSADTEDPVAYFLDDITFQGKSRRTRDAYERVLREFEAYLTERTLGLDEANHRDCMAWIHQLRGSVGESTVATYASYLHRFYGYMTEVGAFEENPMALVLEEIDESINVDPERRDITVPAMRSFVGDVTHPLDRAVVMTLLKTGVRAGELCNLDRRDLSLTEAPFEWDHRPQLDGKPDSIYVDDAPSAGEEYNGQRRTASNKRKRATTIPVDDELASVLVEWLAVRPDPRSEADPLFVSTTDEWGKRLTPDMVHHIVENHARDQGWYRDGGGAEENVTPHYFRHFFTTHLRDRTGDRGIVKYLRGDVAQDVIDTYTHDWGDRVRQMYSEHVYRLL, from the coding sequence ATGAGTGAGGTCGAACGCGGGTCGGCCGACACCGAGGACCCTGTCGCGTACTTCCTCGACGACATCACGTTCCAGGGCAAGAGCCGGCGGACGAGAGACGCTTACGAGCGCGTCCTGCGGGAGTTCGAGGCGTATCTGACCGAGCGTACCCTCGGGCTCGACGAGGCGAACCACCGGGACTGCATGGCCTGGATCCACCAGCTACGCGGGTCGGTCGGCGAGAGCACGGTCGCCACGTACGCCTCCTATCTCCACCGCTTCTACGGGTACATGACCGAGGTCGGGGCCTTCGAGGAGAATCCGATGGCGCTCGTTCTGGAGGAGATCGACGAGTCGATCAACGTCGACCCCGAGCGGCGCGACATCACGGTCCCCGCGATGCGGTCGTTCGTGGGCGACGTGACCCATCCGCTGGACAGAGCCGTCGTGATGACACTGCTGAAGACGGGCGTGCGGGCCGGTGAACTGTGTAACCTCGACAGACGAGACCTGTCGCTGACCGAGGCGCCGTTCGAGTGGGACCATCGCCCGCAACTGGACGGCAAGCCCGATTCGATCTACGTCGACGACGCGCCGAGCGCGGGCGAGGAGTACAACGGCCAGCGGCGGACGGCGTCGAACAAACGCAAGCGAGCGACGACGATCCCCGTCGACGACGAGCTCGCCTCTGTGCTCGTCGAGTGGCTGGCCGTGCGACCGGATCCGCGGTCGGAGGCGGATCCCCTGTTCGTGAGCACGACCGACGAGTGGGGCAAACGCCTCACCCCGGACATGGTCCACCACATCGTCGAGAACCACGCACGCGACCAGGGGTGGTATCGAGACGGCGGCGGCGCCGAGGAGAACGTCACACCCCACTACTTCCGCCACTTCTTCACGACGCATCTCCGCGACCGCACCGGCGACCGCGGGATCGTCAAGTACCTCCGGGGCGACGTCGCCCAGGACGTCATCGATACCTACACCCACGACTGGGGCGACCGCGTTCGCCAGATGTACTCCGAGCACGTCTATCGACTCCTCTGA
- a CDS encoding DUF5805 domain-containing protein, with protein sequence MAESDVDTSRTAVRTYVPAYQREEWDEHAEALGMSRSEFVRTMVQAGRRGFGGETTGSDGSDGTEVSADSDANGASSGADSEGSDLEDRVVDALRSDDYLSWDQLLEAVTDDIEAGLEDALQRLQAEGQITYSGRNGGYTIDE encoded by the coding sequence ATGGCAGAGTCCGACGTAGACACCTCTCGGACGGCGGTGCGGACGTACGTCCCGGCCTACCAACGCGAGGAGTGGGACGAACACGCCGAGGCGCTCGGGATGAGTCGCAGCGAGTTCGTGCGGACGATGGTCCAGGCAGGTCGGCGGGGCTTCGGCGGTGAAACAACGGGTTCTGACGGTTCCGACGGGACCGAGGTGAGCGCAGACTCGGACGCCAACGGGGCTTCTTCGGGCGCCGACTCCGAGGGCTCGGACCTCGAAGACAGGGTGGTCGACGCGTTGCGTTCGGACGACTACCTGTCGTGGGACCAGCTGCTCGAGGCGGTGACCGACGACATCGAAGCGGGGCTAGAAGACGCCCTCCAGCGGCTCCAGGCCGAGGGACAGATCACCTACAGCGGGCGCAACGGCGGGTACACTATCGATGAGTGA
- a CDS encoding NUDIX domain-containing protein has protein sequence MDERLLRATASIRGAVCSPAGTTLTIRRASDDGWELPGGRIREGEAVTDCLRRELTEEVAIDATVREPVHAHAWRNDDGDDRLAVYYHCSAVEMEPLLSDEHTEAEWVSEAVARERLSAPQTTAVARAIRADRRERTE, from the coding sequence ATGGACGAGCGGCTGCTTCGAGCGACGGCGAGCATCAGGGGCGCGGTCTGCTCTCCGGCAGGCACGACACTGACGATCCGCCGCGCCAGCGACGACGGATGGGAACTCCCAGGCGGCCGGATCAGAGAGGGCGAAGCCGTGACCGACTGCCTCCGTCGGGAGCTCACTGAGGAGGTCGCTATCGACGCGACCGTACGCGAACCGGTCCACGCGCACGCGTGGCGAAACGACGACGGCGACGACCGGCTGGCAGTCTACTATCACTGCAGTGCCGTCGAGATGGAGCCGCTACTGAGCGACGAACACACCGAGGCCGAGTGGGTCAGCGAGGCGGTAGCCCGCGAGCGGCTCTCGGCGCCGCAGACGACCGCCGTCGCGAGAGCGATACGCGCCGATCGCCGCGAACGGACGGAGTGA
- a CDS encoding Gfo/Idh/MocA family protein, translating into MTALAVGVVGAGWMATDYHVPAFSDHPRTTVVGFAERDDARREEVAGTTGLPGYADAAGLLRAHDLDILSICTPPSTHEPIFLDAVAAGCHVLCEKPLATTAASARRMAEAAAEAGVVTQVGYLHRYYENYRRALRLLKEHLLGDIVEVTVAHHSAPPTQGWYYDPSLSGGGVARDLLPHSLDVLFEVLGADPTVTDASVRHLRDRAVEDAARVSLKFDGVPVTLSTTWTQTEGVSRFMVVGTEGWLELDAERLAGDVFGRPFAFEGGRLPIVDLGVADLFPANDEDAHTARIHDFADHAAAGDTDTAAPASRGVAVAEVIDSVYETAGVDWETGSDREADR; encoded by the coding sequence ATGACCGCACTGGCCGTGGGGGTCGTCGGCGCCGGCTGGATGGCGACCGACTACCACGTCCCAGCCTTCTCAGACCACCCGCGGACGACCGTCGTCGGCTTCGCCGAACGGGACGACGCCCGCCGCGAGGAAGTCGCCGGGACGACCGGCCTCCCCGGGTACGCCGACGCCGCCGGGCTGTTGCGCGCCCACGACCTGGATATCCTCAGCATCTGCACGCCGCCGAGCACGCACGAACCGATCTTCCTCGACGCCGTCGCGGCGGGCTGTCACGTGCTCTGTGAGAAACCGCTGGCAACGACCGCCGCGAGCGCGCGTCGGATGGCCGAGGCGGCCGCGGAAGCCGGCGTCGTCACCCAGGTGGGATACCTCCACCGGTACTACGAGAACTACCGTCGCGCGCTCCGCCTGCTCAAGGAACACCTGCTCGGCGATATCGTCGAAGTGACCGTCGCCCACCACTCGGCACCGCCGACACAGGGCTGGTATTACGACCCGTCGCTGTCGGGCGGGGGCGTCGCTCGCGACCTCCTGCCCCACTCGCTGGACGTGCTGTTCGAAGTCCTCGGGGCGGACCCGACGGTCACCGACGCCTCCGTCCGGCACCTCCGCGACCGCGCGGTCGAAGACGCCGCGCGCGTCTCCCTAAAGTTCGACGGGGTGCCCGTTACCCTCTCGACGACCTGGACCCAGACCGAAGGGGTCTCGCGGTTCATGGTCGTCGGGACCGAGGGCTGGCTCGAACTCGACGCCGAGCGTCTGGCGGGCGACGTGTTCGGCCGGCCGTTCGCCTTCGAGGGGGGCCGACTCCCCATCGTCGACCTCGGGGTCGCCGACCTCTTCCCCGCGAACGACGAGGACGCTCACACCGCGCGGATCCACGACTTCGCCGACCACGCCGCCGCGGGCGACACCGACACCGCCGCGCCCGCGAGCCGTGGCGTCGCCGTCGCCGAGGTGATCGACTCCGTCTACGAGACGGCCGGCGTCGACTGGGAGACCGGATCCGACCGGGAGGCCGACCGATGA
- a CDS encoding NAD-dependent epimerase/dehydratase family protein — protein MKVLVTGATGFIGLNLLHALDEGATGDETVDPVAMVRPSTSTARLPEGTETVEGDLRDPDTLRAAMVESGADAVVHLAAAVYETSEMAGTNTAGTENLVDVAAAADIDRFVFVSTIGAHPDVPADEGSPYQRSKVESEALLFGREHPFAVSALYPTYIFGPRDYRLTRYDVVRIIAANRVLVPPLYTHDEYNVVHVADVVDSLVHCLTADRGDAAGRHLVTGPNLSNGQVLRTIARHAPGSSTVVGVPYALTRWGIKPAMDLLYRVGISPVPGEGFLERGDFGTVAPPLESRAPVEQRSWERALADTVAWYERVGLL, from the coding sequence ATGAAAGTCCTCGTCACCGGCGCGACGGGGTTCATCGGGCTGAACCTCCTCCACGCCCTCGACGAGGGCGCGACCGGGGACGAGACGGTCGACCCGGTCGCGATGGTCAGGCCGTCCACCTCGACGGCTCGGCTCCCCGAGGGGACCGAAACTGTGGAGGGGGATCTGCGCGACCCCGACACGCTGCGGGCGGCGATGGTCGAGTCCGGCGCCGACGCGGTCGTCCACCTCGCGGCGGCAGTCTACGAGACCTCGGAGATGGCAGGCACCAACACTGCCGGGACCGAGAACCTCGTGGACGTGGCCGCCGCGGCGGATATCGACCGGTTCGTCTTCGTCTCGACCATCGGGGCACACCCGGACGTGCCCGCCGACGAGGGGTCGCCCTACCAGCGGTCGAAGGTCGAGTCCGAGGCGCTGCTGTTCGGCCGCGAGCACCCCTTCGCCGTCTCGGCGCTGTACCCGACGTACATCTTCGGGCCGCGCGATTACCGGCTGACCCGCTACGACGTGGTCCGGATCATCGCCGCCAACAGGGTGCTCGTCCCGCCGCTGTACACCCACGACGAGTACAACGTCGTCCACGTCGCCGACGTGGTCGACAGCCTCGTCCACTGCCTGACCGCCGATCGCGGTGACGCGGCCGGTCGCCACCTCGTCACCGGCCCGAACCTCTCGAACGGGCAGGTGTTGCGGACGATCGCCCGCCACGCGCCCGGGAGCAGCACCGTCGTCGGCGTCCCCTACGCGCTGACGCGCTGGGGGATCAAGCCGGCGATGGACCTGCTGTATCGCGTCGGTATCTCGCCGGTGCCCGGCGAGGGCTTCCTCGAACGCGGGGACTTCGGGACGGTCGCGCCGCCGCTGGAATCGCGGGCGCCGGTCGAACAGCGCTCGTGGGAGCGCGCGCTGGCGGACACCGTGGCCTGGTACGAACGGGTCGGGCTCCTCTGA